A genomic window from Flavobacterium lindanitolerans includes:
- a CDS encoding DUF2750 domain-containing protein — translation MIQDVLELQQRHEDFIKNICQTEIVFGLENNVGFATLDSTNYENENGKPMPVMCFWSDRNKALACAKDKWKQYRPAEIKLSEFIEEWCVGMYNEGLLAGTDFDENKQGNESDALELLLEITAELESLGKEPEFKKFENLADLEEQIREILE, via the coding sequence GATTTCATCAAAAATATCTGCCAGACAGAAATCGTATTCGGACTTGAAAATAATGTAGGGTTTGCTACACTCGACTCTACAAACTATGAGAATGAAAATGGAAAACCTATGCCCGTGATGTGTTTTTGGTCTGACCGAAACAAAGCGCTTGCCTGTGCTAAAGACAAATGGAAACAATACAGACCTGCTGAAATAAAACTATCTGAATTTATTGAAGAATGGTGTGTTGGGATGTATAACGAAGGACTTCTGGCAGGCACTGATTTTGACGAAAACAAGCAAGGCAACGAATCAGACGCTTTAGAATTGTTGTTGGAAATCACTGCCGAACTGGAATCATTGGGGAAAGAACCCGAATTTAAAAAATTTGAAAACCTTGCCGATTTAGAGGAACAAATCCGGGAGATTTTAGAATAA
- a CDS encoding mechanosensitive ion channel family protein, producing MRNKTLFKSFPHNPTLLLLFVLFLMTGMATAQEKEKTATNQPTDSKNKPSVFAEDELAASDYLVSIERAGEMLDNAKSKGALDAGVLFLLGEMQQTEKALKLIDSNLGAKNNGNVRNQQMYGKILLELQQKFENYWTRLNESDERIVKIRKGNKAIINDTVFRKLIRDSLLIKEFRPQLKELKNKWVTTDSLLRANIDSLNNWKKGIVEKRMLVSKDLILVNERLNKSGVSLLGNEHPHLWDSTSDDKQQMKTYFQEKFNAEQKAFSYYFGYSFGSTFMLLVLGGLLLWWISFNLKYLKRVHQMESLEIFQFRYLNQGAILPVIVLILNIAIAINLYAPALFIEFTHLILLIALTILFKKVWSSKAFRNWLLLVALFVMFSFMDLFFEVSRIQRCIFILVNLASIRFGLAYLKTIQEEMYIKGLLKYAKILFLTLNILAVIFNVFGRVSLAHTLSLAAVIALTQVIALSVFLKIILEMITLQIYAIRIRRGIVKIFDFRNLEKNLKKPFMLLIVYLWIIVIASNLNLSNIFYDSISSLLTTQNKIGNFSFTVGNILLFLLIVWIAHIIQKYVAYFFGEIDDEDEETINKKQHSKLLITRLLLLILGYLLAISAAGIPLDKITIVLGALGVGVGLGLQNIVNNFVSGVILIFDKPIQIGDVIDVGSQSGRVKTIGLRTTKIDTSNGAEVIVPNGNILSQNIVNWTYTNNSKLVDMSFTLQGEISQEQIKATIISSIKEIPTIYSEKEPRLFYNFISDTKYQLKIQFWCNIYRTEAAISEARIVLYEEFKKQGVSFE from the coding sequence ATGAGAAATAAAACTTTGTTTAAATCATTTCCACACAACCCCACCCTACTCCTCCTGTTTGTTTTATTCCTTATGACAGGAATGGCTACAGCACAGGAAAAAGAAAAAACAGCAACAAACCAACCAACCGACAGTAAAAACAAACCTTCTGTGTTTGCTGAAGATGAATTGGCCGCCAGCGACTATCTTGTTTCTATTGAAAGAGCTGGCGAAATGCTTGACAATGCCAAAAGTAAGGGTGCTCTGGATGCCGGAGTTTTATTTCTTCTTGGAGAAATGCAACAGACAGAAAAAGCCTTAAAACTTATTGATTCAAATCTTGGAGCAAAAAACAACGGTAATGTCCGCAATCAGCAGATGTATGGCAAAATCCTTTTAGAACTGCAGCAAAAATTTGAAAACTATTGGACCAGGCTAAACGAAAGTGACGAAAGGATTGTCAAAATACGAAAAGGAAATAAGGCCATTATAAATGACACTGTTTTTAGAAAACTTATCAGGGACAGCCTTCTTATCAAAGAATTTCGTCCACAGCTCAAAGAATTAAAAAATAAATGGGTTACAACAGATAGTCTTTTAAGAGCCAATATTGATTCGCTTAACAACTGGAAAAAAGGCATCGTCGAAAAAAGAATGTTGGTTTCAAAAGACCTTATCCTTGTTAACGAACGACTGAACAAATCCGGGGTTTCGCTTCTGGGTAATGAGCATCCTCATTTGTGGGACAGTACTAGTGACGATAAACAGCAAATGAAAACCTATTTCCAGGAAAAATTCAATGCCGAACAAAAAGCATTTTCCTATTATTTCGGTTATAGCTTTGGCAGTACTTTTATGTTACTGGTATTAGGTGGACTATTGTTATGGTGGATTAGTTTTAACCTGAAATATTTAAAAAGAGTACATCAAATGGAATCGCTGGAAATTTTCCAATTCCGCTATCTGAATCAGGGAGCCATACTACCGGTTATTGTGTTAATACTTAATATAGCTATTGCCATCAACCTCTATGCTCCTGCCCTTTTTATTGAATTTACACACCTGATACTCCTGATTGCGCTGACTATACTGTTTAAAAAAGTGTGGTCTTCAAAAGCTTTCCGAAACTGGCTTTTACTGGTTGCCCTATTTGTCATGTTCAGCTTTATGGATCTTTTTTTTGAAGTAAGCCGAATCCAGCGTTGTATTTTTATTCTGGTCAATCTTGCCAGCATTCGCTTCGGACTCGCTTATCTGAAAACCATACAGGAAGAAATGTATATCAAAGGCCTTTTAAAATATGCCAAAATCTTGTTTCTGACATTGAACATATTAGCCGTGATTTTTAATGTATTCGGACGTGTTTCCTTAGCACATACGCTAAGTCTGGCCGCTGTTATTGCATTGACACAGGTTATAGCCCTTTCCGTATTCCTAAAAATTATATTGGAGATGATAACGCTGCAAATTTATGCCATACGCATCCGCAGGGGTATTGTGAAAATTTTTGACTTCAGGAATCTTGAAAAAAACCTCAAAAAACCATTCATGCTTCTCATTGTTTATTTGTGGATAATTGTCATTGCTTCCAATTTGAATCTTTCCAATATATTTTATGATTCCATCTCATCGCTGCTCACCACACAAAACAAAATAGGTAATTTCTCTTTTACGGTAGGTAATATATTGTTATTCCTGTTAATCGTCTGGATTGCCCATATCATCCAGAAATATGTGGCTTACTTTTTCGGTGAGATTGACGATGAAGACGAAGAAACCATCAACAAAAAACAACACTCCAAGCTATTGATTACACGGCTTCTGCTCCTTATTTTAGGCTATCTGCTGGCCATTTCTGCCGCCGGAATTCCATTGGATAAGATTACTATTGTTTTAGGAGCCTTGGGTGTTGGAGTTGGTTTGGGATTGCAGAATATTGTCAACAATTTTGTGTCGGGTGTAATCCTGATTTTTGACAAGCCCATCCAGATTGGTGATGTAATTGATGTAGGCTCCCAATCCGGAAGAGTAAAAACCATAGGTTTGAGAACCACTAAAATTGATACTTCTAATGGTGCCGAAGTTATTGTTCCTAATGGAAACATTTTGTCGCAAAATATCGTCAATTGGACCTATACCAATAATTCCAAGTTAGTTGACATGAGTTTTACATTACAGGGAGAAATCTCTCAGGAACAAATAAAAGCAACAATTATTAGCTCTATCAAAGAGATTCCAACAATTTATTCTGAAAAAGAGCCCCGGCTTTTTTACAACTTTATTTCTGATACCAAATACCAGCTAAAAATTCAGTTCTGGTGCAATATCTATAGAACTGAAGCAGCCATTAGTGAAGCAAGAATAGTACTTTACGAAGAATTTAAAAAACAAGGCGTTAGTTTTGAGTAA
- a CDS encoding matrixin family metalloprotease, which yields MKSKQRYLSLMLLVILFSCQKNNQKIVGIQPYGAFPKQQVTLMAEVIDSFYNVRTVILPHKEIYKQEAYVNIKSPRYRADSIIRIQKRNLPDSLDFVVGLTVKDISTTKRESSGEVIKPASKYTDWGVMGLGFCPGKSCIISTFRLHHKNPNVRLERLKKITIHELGHNLGLPHCKNKKCVMTDAVESIATIDNESLSLCEDCRQEIGF from the coding sequence ATGAAAAGTAAGCAGCGTTATCTGTCCCTTATGCTTTTGGTCATTCTTTTTTCGTGTCAAAAAAACAACCAAAAAATAGTAGGCATACAACCTTATGGAGCATTTCCTAAACAACAGGTTACGCTTATGGCAGAGGTAATTGACAGTTTTTATAATGTAAGAACTGTCATTCTTCCTCATAAGGAGATATACAAACAAGAAGCCTATGTAAATATAAAATCGCCTCGTTATAGAGCAGACAGTATTATCAGGATACAAAAGCGGAACTTGCCCGATTCTTTGGATTTTGTTGTTGGCCTGACAGTAAAAGATATTTCGACCACAAAGAGAGAAAGTAGTGGAGAAGTTATAAAACCTGCCTCAAAATATACAGATTGGGGTGTGATGGGGCTTGGATTTTGTCCCGGAAAAAGTTGTATTATTTCTACATTTAGGTTGCATCATAAAAATCCGAATGTCCGACTGGAGCGATTAAAAAAAATAACCATCCATGAACTCGGACATAATTTAGGGTTGCCGCATTGCAAAAATAAAAAATGCGTAATGACAGATGCTGTTGAAAGTATTGCTACTATTGACAATGAAAGTCTTTCTTTATGTGAGGATTGCAGGCAAGAAATAGGGTTTTAA
- a CDS encoding DUF885 domain-containing protein has product MKKTFLSLVVLTSLYSCNMTVKTDTVAEEFSDIHFENYKEHFVDELWKLNPGWASSQGYHKYDSVLLIPDDAYEQKQLQFSAIQLDSLKKYSLENLSDNNKTDYHMIKNLLESIVFNIKEVKSDEWDPSAYNVSGSFAEMLNGNYDSLEARLKNISLKMDNIPAYYEAAKKNIKNPTLEHTQLAIAQNLGGISVFETDLKAAVAKSKLGKEEKEAILAKAKTSVKAIQDYAAWLQKLDNKTPRSFRLGKELYAKKFDFDIQSGYNAEQIYQKAIEQKKELHDKMFVLADKLWSKYLGNAPKPADKLELIKQVIDKISLQHTTPEKFQSEIEKQISELTAYVKAKDLIYIDPSKPLVVRKEPDYMAGVAGASISAPGPYDKNGNTYYNVGSLSGWSAADAESYLREYNDYILQILNIHEAIPGHYTQLVYSNQSPSLIKAILGNGAMIEGWAVYTERMMLESGYKNSDEMWLMYYKWNLRTICNTILDNSVHTRNMSKEEGIHLLTKEAFQQDAEAEGKWKRVTLSQVQLCSYFTGYTEIYDFREQLKKQQGKNFNLKHFHEKFLSYGSAPVKYIKELMQNEK; this is encoded by the coding sequence ATGAAAAAAACATTCCTCTCGTTAGTTGTTTTGACTTCTCTTTATTCCTGTAATATGACAGTCAAGACCGATACGGTTGCAGAAGAGTTTTCAGATATTCATTTTGAAAACTATAAAGAACATTTTGTTGATGAGTTATGGAAACTCAATCCGGGCTGGGCTTCTAGCCAGGGTTATCACAAATACGATAGTGTATTGCTGATTCCTGACGATGCCTATGAGCAAAAACAGTTACAGTTTTCTGCCATTCAGCTGGATTCATTAAAAAAATATTCTTTAGAAAATCTGTCAGATAATAACAAGACCGATTACCATATGATTAAAAATCTTCTGGAATCTATTGTTTTTAATATCAAGGAAGTAAAATCAGACGAATGGGACCCTTCGGCCTATAACGTAAGTGGTTCTTTTGCAGAAATGCTGAATGGAAATTACGATTCGCTTGAAGCACGCCTGAAAAACATCAGTCTTAAAATGGATAATATTCCGGCCTATTATGAAGCGGCGAAGAAGAATATTAAGAATCCTACTCTTGAACATACGCAGTTGGCCATTGCCCAAAATCTGGGTGGTATTTCTGTTTTTGAAACCGACCTCAAGGCTGCTGTTGCGAAAAGCAAATTAGGCAAAGAAGAAAAAGAAGCCATTCTGGCAAAGGCAAAAACATCTGTAAAGGCCATTCAGGATTATGCTGCCTGGTTACAGAAGTTGGATAATAAAACACCTCGTTCTTTCCGACTTGGAAAAGAACTCTATGCAAAAAAGTTTGATTTTGACATTCAGTCCGGTTATAATGCGGAGCAGATATATCAAAAAGCGATAGAGCAGAAAAAAGAATTGCATGACAAAATGTTTGTTTTGGCCGACAAGCTATGGAGCAAATATTTAGGTAATGCGCCAAAACCTGCCGATAAGCTGGAACTTATCAAACAGGTAATCGACAAAATATCATTACAGCACACCACACCTGAAAAATTCCAATCTGAAATTGAGAAGCAGATTTCTGAACTGACAGCCTACGTCAAGGCCAAAGACCTTATTTATATTGACCCGTCCAAGCCTTTGGTTGTTCGAAAAGAGCCGGATTATATGGCGGGTGTAGCCGGAGCTTCAATCTCAGCACCTGGTCCTTATGACAAAAACGGCAATACTTATTATAATGTTGGAAGCCTTTCCGGTTGGTCTGCGGCTGATGCTGAAAGCTATCTAAGAGAATATAATGACTATATTTTACAGATATTGAATATTCATGAGGCTATTCCTGGGCATTATACTCAATTGGTTTACAGCAATCAATCGCCAAGCCTTATAAAGGCTATTTTAGGAAATGGAGCCATGATTGAAGGTTGGGCAGTTTATACGGAAAGGATGATGTTGGAAAGCGGCTATAAAAATTCAGACGAAATGTGGCTGATGTATTATAAGTGGAATCTGAGAACAATCTGCAATACTATTTTGGACAACAGCGTGCATACCCGAAATATGTCAAAAGAAGAAGGCATTCATCTGCTCACCAAGGAAGCATTCCAGCAGGATGCGGAAGCAGAAGGGAAATGGAAACGCGTAACATTGTCACAAGTACAACTTTGTTCTTATTTTACCGGCTATACAGAAATCTATGATTTTAGAGAACAATTGAAAAAACAGCAAGGCAAGAATTTTAACCTGAAACATTTTCATGAAAAATTCTTAAGCTATGGCAGCGCACCTGTCAAATACATCAAGGAATTGATGCAAAATGAAAAGTAA
- a CDS encoding DUF6642 family protein, protein MDNDKFIFCLEAVPDIDSESTTATFKSLENLALQTDIDSIYKTCDTIEGLEESLNALLYEDHNFKNYEIIYLVVPGEGNTICLNNYYYSLEEIAELFEGKMKGKILHFANTKSLDLDQEEAQYFLDVSGAKAVSGFGLRSGKANSNPLDNAFFSFCQDEDNVIEIVELLHEKYYAACKLLDFRLYY, encoded by the coding sequence ATGGATAATGACAAATTCATCTTCTGTCTTGAAGCAGTACCGGATATCGATTCAGAAAGCACGACAGCAACTTTTAAAAGTTTAGAAAATCTGGCTCTTCAAACAGACATTGACAGTATTTACAAAACCTGTGATACGATAGAAGGATTAGAAGAAAGCCTGAATGCTTTGTTGTATGAAGACCATAATTTCAAAAATTATGAAATTATCTATTTAGTCGTTCCCGGCGAAGGAAATACTATTTGCCTGAATAACTATTACTACAGCCTTGAAGAAATTGCTGAACTATTTGAAGGAAAAATGAAAGGGAAAATTCTGCATTTTGCCAATACCAAATCTTTGGATTTAGACCAAGAAGAAGCGCAATATTTTTTAGATGTTAGCGGAGCCAAAGCTGTTTCCGGTTTTGGTTTACGCTCCGGCAAAGCAAACAGTAACCCGTTAGACAATGCCTTTTTTAGCTTCTGTCAGGATGAAGATAATGTAATTGAAATCGTAGAACTATTGCATGAAAAATATTATGCAGCATGTAAGTTGCTGGATTTTAGATTGTACTATTAA
- a CDS encoding glycosyltransferase, which yields MKSETITSKEFYSSKKEVCQEEQSLTNFIFQINSLVLEKMLFFRSPKKINLMILAGTFLLMIIGTYLVYELQPEFYQFNVERLNSTIGFPFLVLASALLLFKAGFILYSIYLYFRYKPVKSVTDELLPTCTVIVPAYNEGKLVWDTLLSIAESDYPQEKLQLLAIDDGSQDDTWYWMQQAKKRLGDRLSIYQQSENKGKRHALYRGFNMGTGEIFVTIDSDSIVKTDTLRNLVSPFVTNENCGAVAGNVRVLNNEKAILPKMLNVSFVMSFEFIRSAESKVGTVLCTPGALAAYRSSAVFACLPEWINQTFMGQASDIGEDRAMTNMILKQGYHVLFQRNAYVLTNVPEKYEGLSKMFIRWGRSNVRENLMMSKFVFKNFRKESKAGARLMFLNQFLTLAMAYPFLLFMLYFILIHPVLFFSSTLLGILIFSSFPVFFYAKRHNFSESLWAYSYSILYTFGLFWITPYAIATAGKRGWLTR from the coding sequence ATGAAAAGCGAAACAATTACTTCAAAAGAATTTTATTCTTCAAAAAAAGAGGTCTGCCAAGAAGAGCAAAGCCTGACAAACTTTATCTTTCAGATAAACAGTCTTGTACTCGAAAAAATGCTCTTTTTTCGTTCTCCGAAAAAAATAAACCTCATGATATTGGCAGGCACGTTCCTGTTGATGATTATTGGAACTTATTTAGTATATGAGCTTCAACCGGAGTTTTATCAGTTTAATGTTGAAAGACTTAATTCTACTATAGGCTTTCCTTTCCTGGTTCTTGCAAGTGCCCTGTTGTTATTTAAGGCAGGTTTTATACTTTATAGTATTTACCTGTATTTTAGATACAAGCCTGTAAAATCGGTTACAGATGAATTATTGCCAACCTGTACGGTAATAGTTCCCGCTTATAACGAAGGTAAACTCGTATGGGATACTTTACTAAGTATAGCTGAAAGCGACTATCCACAGGAAAAACTGCAATTATTGGCAATTGATGATGGAAGCCAGGACGATACGTGGTATTGGATGCAACAGGCCAAAAAGCGTTTAGGAGACCGTTTGTCTATTTACCAACAGTCTGAAAATAAAGGAAAACGTCATGCGCTTTACCGTGGATTTAATATGGGGACAGGAGAAATATTTGTTACGATTGATAGTGATTCTATCGTTAAAACCGATACATTGAGAAATCTAGTGAGTCCTTTTGTGACCAATGAAAATTGCGGTGCAGTTGCAGGAAATGTGAGAGTGCTTAACAATGAAAAAGCCATACTTCCAAAAATGCTTAATGTAAGTTTTGTGATGAGCTTTGAATTTATCCGTTCGGCAGAAAGTAAGGTTGGTACGGTGTTATGTACACCGGGAGCCTTGGCGGCTTATAGAAGCTCAGCCGTATTTGCCTGTTTACCGGAATGGATTAACCAGACTTTTATGGGACAGGCTTCAGATATAGGTGAAGACCGCGCTATGACCAACATGATTCTAAAACAGGGCTATCATGTACTGTTCCAGAGAAATGCTTATGTGCTTACAAATGTTCCTGAAAAATATGAAGGCTTATCTAAAATGTTTATCAGATGGGGAAGAAGTAATGTGCGTGAAAACCTGATGATGTCGAAATTTGTTTTCAAGAATTTCAGAAAGGAATCGAAAGCAGGGGCAAGATTGATGTTCTTAAATCAGTTTCTGACTCTTGCTATGGCTTATCCATTCCTTTTATTCATGTTGTATTTTATATTAATACACCCGGTACTGTTTTTTAGTTCTACGCTTTTAGGGATATTGATATTTTCAAGCTTTCCGGTGTTCTTTTATGCAAAACGCCATAATTTTTCTGAATCGTTATGGGCGTATTCGTATAGCATTTTATATACGTTTGGATTGTTTTGGATTACACCATATGCTATAGCTACAGCAGGTAAAAGAGGCTGGCTTACGCGCTAA
- a CDS encoding PadR family transcriptional regulator: protein MNEEYKNKWISQLKKGTLSFIVLSILNKDKEYYGYDLISEIKRITDIDIAEGTLYPLLIRLKNENLVEHNWVEQPSGIPRKYYRITKEGKATIAQMKAYWDNLNQTINSI from the coding sequence ATGAACGAAGAATATAAAAACAAATGGATATCACAATTAAAGAAAGGAACGCTTTCTTTTATTGTGCTGAGTATTCTTAATAAGGATAAAGAATATTACGGATATGACCTCATTAGTGAGATTAAAAGAATAACAGACATTGATATTGCCGAGGGAACTTTATATCCTTTGCTTATCAGGCTGAAGAATGAAAATCTGGTAGAACACAACTGGGTAGAACAGCCGTCAGGCATTCCCAGAAAATATTACAGAATTACAAAAGAAGGAAAAGCTACAATAGCACAAATGAAAGCCTATTGGGACAATCTGAACCAAACTATCAATTCAATTTAA
- a CDS encoding serine hydrolase domain-containing protein, producing MKFSLLATCFSLCIATATFSQSFDSKKLDRYLETLENHHKFMGSVAISKNNEIIYTKTVGFQNIKDKTKADNNTVYRIGSISKTFTAVLVLKAVEQKKVSLNTTIDKFFPSIANAKKITVENLLNHSSGIGSFTDNADYISWHTQPKSEKEMLEIITKTGSDFEPDTKSAYSNSNYVLLSYILEHIYKKKYSEILTSYIIKPLQLKNTYFGHSLNNTHEAISYTFSTDWDLQPNTDASIPMGAGAIQSNTADLVKFSDALFNGKIINKESIVKMKTLKNDYGLGLFDYTFENHAGIGHDGAIDGYKSIFTNFENDKMSYAITSNATNYKLDLITNIVKSAAFGNAYEIPEFKAIHITPEELEAYTGVYSDEGLPFKITIARQENRISAQATGQAPLPLEATDKNVFTFDKAGIQLTFKSDAKMILKQSGREIELKKE from the coding sequence ATGAAATTTAGCTTATTAGCCACCTGCTTTTCTTTATGTATAGCTACAGCAACTTTTTCCCAGTCTTTTGACAGCAAAAAACTAGACCGTTATCTGGAAACACTGGAAAACCACCACAAGTTTATGGGAAGTGTGGCCATTTCAAAAAACAATGAGATAATATATACCAAAACTGTGGGTTTTCAGAATATTAAAGACAAAACAAAAGCAGACAATAACACCGTATACAGGATTGGTTCTATATCCAAAACATTTACAGCCGTTTTGGTACTCAAGGCAGTGGAGCAAAAAAAAGTCAGTTTAAATACAACAATAGACAAATTCTTTCCGTCTATTGCCAATGCAAAAAAAATAACCGTTGAAAATTTATTAAACCACAGTAGCGGAATTGGAAGCTTTACAGATAATGCGGATTATATTTCCTGGCATACCCAACCAAAATCCGAAAAAGAAATGCTGGAAATTATAACAAAAACAGGAAGCGATTTTGAACCCGATACAAAATCGGCCTACAGCAACTCAAATTATGTACTGCTTTCGTATATCCTGGAACACATTTATAAGAAAAAATATTCCGAAATTCTTACCTCTTACATAATTAAACCTTTACAGTTAAAAAATACATACTTCGGGCATTCTCTAAATAATACTCACGAAGCCATATCCTATACATTTTCCACCGACTGGGATCTTCAGCCTAATACAGATGCTTCAATTCCTATGGGAGCAGGTGCCATACAAAGCAATACGGCTGATTTGGTTAAATTCAGTGATGCCTTGTTCAATGGGAAAATTATCAATAAGGAAAGCATCGTAAAAATGAAAACCTTAAAGAACGATTATGGTTTGGGCCTGTTTGATTATACATTTGAAAACCATGCAGGAATTGGACATGACGGTGCAATAGACGGATATAAATCCATCTTCACAAATTTTGAAAATGACAAAATGAGTTATGCCATTACTTCTAATGCAACTAATTATAAGCTCGACCTGATAACAAATATTGTCAAAAGCGCCGCTTTTGGTAATGCTTACGAAATTCCAGAATTTAAAGCCATCCATATTACACCCGAAGAACTGGAGGCTTATACAGGAGTATATTCGGATGAAGGGCTACCTTTCAAAATAACCATCGCAAGGCAAGAAAACAGGATTAGTGCGCAGGCTACAGGTCAGGCACCACTTCCTTTAGAAGCCACAGACAAAAACGTTTTCACTTTTGACAAGGCCGGCATCCAACTGACTTTCAAGTCAGATGCAAAAATGATATTAAAACAATCCGGCAGAGAAATCGAATTAAAAAAAGAATAA
- a CDS encoding alpha-ketoacid dehydrogenase subunit alpha/beta, which yields MNFDRKNLTNEQLLDLYKRILKPRLIEEKMLILIRQGKVSKWFSGIGQEAIACGVTAVLDKDEYILPMHRNLGVFTGRDIPLYRLFSQWQGKANGFTKGRDRSFHFGTQEYKIIGMISHLGPQMGIADGIALANKLKKNGKVTAVFTGEGATSEGDFHEALNIASVWELPVMFVIENNGYGLSTPTNEQYRCENLADRGIGYGMESHIIDGNNILEVFTKLSELKASMIENPRPVLLEFKTFRMRGHEEASGTKYVPQELMDMWAIKDPVDNYRKFLSEAGVLTQEQDDEIRSEIKKEIDENWAMVQAEPEITATYEEELNDVYKPYDFEEVTPSDKKINIRLIDAISNSLKQSMERHKNLVIMGQDIAEYGGAFKITDGFVAQFGKERIINTPICESAVVSAGMGLSINGHKAIVEMQFADFVSTGFNPIVNLLAKSHYRWLEKADVVVRMPCGGGTQAGPFHSQTNEAWFTKTPGLKVVYPAFPYDAKGLLNTSINDPNPVLFFEHKLLYRSIYQDVPKDYYTLPLGKASLLKEGKDVTIIAFGAAVHWALETLAKNPEISADLLDLRTLQPLDTEAIYASVKKTGKAIILQEDTMFGGVASDISAMIMENCFEYLDGPVKRVSSLDSPIPFTKALEDQFLSKGRFEEALKELMAY from the coding sequence ATGAATTTCGACAGAAAAAACCTAACCAACGAACAATTATTAGATTTATATAAAAGAATTTTAAAGCCCCGATTGATTGAAGAAAAGATGCTGATTCTTATCCGCCAGGGAAAAGTTTCCAAATGGTTTTCCGGAATCGGGCAGGAGGCAATAGCATGTGGTGTTACTGCTGTTTTGGATAAGGATGAATATATCCTTCCAATGCACAGAAACCTTGGCGTTTTTACAGGAAGAGACATTCCACTTTACCGATTATTTTCGCAATGGCAGGGAAAGGCTAACGGATTTACTAAAGGACGCGATCGTTCATTTCACTTCGGAACACAGGAATATAAGATTATAGGAATGATTTCGCATTTGGGTCCTCAGATGGGAATTGCCGATGGAATTGCCCTGGCTAACAAATTAAAAAAGAACGGAAAAGTTACGGCTGTGTTTACTGGTGAAGGCGCTACCAGCGAAGGAGATTTCCACGAAGCATTGAATATTGCTTCGGTATGGGAATTGCCTGTGATGTTTGTAATTGAAAATAATGGTTACGGACTTTCGACACCAACCAACGAGCAATACCGTTGTGAGAATCTTGCTGATAGAGGTATAGGTTACGGAATGGAGTCGCATATTATTGACGGAAATAATATTTTAGAAGTTTTTACCAAGCTATCAGAACTGAAGGCTTCGATGATTGAAAATCCAAGACCGGTTTTGCTGGAATTTAAAACTTTCAGAATGCGGGGCCATGAAGAGGCCAGTGGCACCAAATATGTACCACAGGAATTAATGGATATGTGGGCTATTAAAGACCCGGTAGATAATTACAGAAAATTTCTTTCAGAAGCGGGAGTGCTTACACAGGAACAAGATGATGAAATCCGTTCTGAAATTAAAAAGGAAATTGATGAGAATTGGGCCATGGTGCAAGCCGAACCTGAAATTACAGCTACTTATGAAGAAGAGTTAAATGATGTTTACAAACCTTATGATTTTGAAGAAGTTACTCCTTCAGATAAAAAGATAAATATTCGCCTTATTGATGCCATTTCTAATAGTTTGAAACAGTCTATGGAACGCCATAAAAATCTGGTTATCATGGGACAGGATATTGCAGAATATGGAGGTGCTTTTAAGATTACAGACGGTTTTGTAGCACAATTTGGAAAAGAAAGGATTATCAATACGCCTATATGTGAAAGTGCTGTGGTATCTGCCGGAATGGGACTTTCAATTAACGGACATAAGGCTATTGTAGAAATGCAGTTTGCAGATTTCGTATCAACAGGTTTTAATCCGATTGTAAACCTTTTGGCTAAATCACACTACCGTTGGCTGGAAAAAGCAGATGTAGTGGTAAGAATGCCTTGTGGCGGTGGAACTCAGGCAGGACCCTTCCACTCACAGACTAATGAAGCATGGTTTACAAAAACACCTGGATTAAAAGTGGTTTATCCTGCTTTTCCGTATGATGCCAAAGGACTTTTGAATACTTCTATTAATGACCCGAATCCGGTATTGTTTTTTGAACATAAACTATTGTACAGAAGCATTTATCAGGATGTGCCAAAAGATTACTACACACTTCCGCTGGGAAAAGCTTCTTTGCTGAAAGAAGGTAAAGATGTAACAATCATTGCTTTTGGAGCTGCCGTACATTGGGCTTTGGAAACTTTGGCTAAGAATCCGGAAATTTCTGCTGATTTGTTAGATTTAAGAACATTACAGCCATTAGATACGGAAGCGATTTATGCTTCTGTAAAAAAGACAGGAAAAGCAATTATTCTTCAGGAAGATACGATGTTTGGCGGTGTTGCCAGCGATATTTCTGCCATGATTATGGAAAATTGTTTTGAATATCTTGACGGGCCGGTAAAACGCGTATCAAGCTTAGATTCTCCAATTCCATTTACAAAAGCATTGGAAGATCAATTCTTATCGAAGGGACGTTTTGAAGAAGCTTTGAAAGAGTTGATGGCTTATTAA